TCTGGTCGAGGCCCGGCAGCAGCGCGCTGCCGCCGACCATCATGATCCCGCGGTCGGCGAGGTCGGCCACCAGGTCGGGCGGGCAGGTGCGGAGCACCTTGCCGATGCCGTCGAGCACCGCGGTCAGCGGGGTCTGGATCGCGTTGCGCACGGCGGCGGTGTCGACCTGCACGGAACGGGCGAGGCCGGTGGCGACGTCCCGTCCGTGGATCTCGGTGAGGGCCGGTCCGTGCGGGGTGAGCCCGTTGCCGGAGAGCGCGATCTGCAGGGGGCGTACGGCCTGGCTCGGCAGCATCAACTCGTGCTGGTGGCGCAGGTGCTGGACGATCGCGTGGTCGACCGCCTCGCCGCCGACGGGGATGCGCTCGGCCGTCACGATCGAGCCCAGCGACAGGACGGCGAGCTGGGTGGCGGCGGCCCCGCACACCATGATCATGGTGGCCTCGGGCCGTTCGACGGGCAGACCGCAGCCGACCGCGGCGGCGATCAGGGTGTCCACCAGCTCGACCCGCCGCGCCCCGAGGCCGACCAGCGTCTCGATCGCCGCGCGCTGCGCCAGCGGGTCCGCGTCGTGCGGGGTGCAGGCGGCGGCCCGCAGCCGGGGCTTGCGGCGCAGCGCGCGGCGCACCTTGTCGCCGAGCAGGTGACGCAGCATCCGCTGGGCCATGTCGATGTCGACCACCGTGCCGCCGGAGACGGGACGCACGACCCGGATGTAGTCGGGCGTACGGCCCGTCATCTTCTCCGCGAACTCACCGACCGCGATCAGCGCGCCCGTCTTCGTGTTGATCGCCGCGACGCTCGGCTGGTCGACGACCAGGCCCGCGCCCTTCACGTACACGCGGGTCCTCGCGGCGCCCAGGTCGACGGCGAAATGGCAGCGGCGCAACTGCTCCAGGCTGGCGGTCATGGCGGGTCCTCCCGAGAGCGCAGACCGTGTGGGGCTCCGCCGGGCGGCGGTCCTCTCTTCGCATCCTCGGCGCGCGGGGCGGGCGCCGCCCTTTGTGGGGGGCCGGGCGGGGTGCCGCTGGACGGGTGGTCTTCCCCCGCCCGCTCCCGCGCACGGCCGGAGTGGTCCGCGCCGGGCTCCCGGAGTGCCCGTCCGGCCGGCGGCATCCCCGGTCGGCGCGGGCCGATGACGGATGGTCAGCCCGCCCGGGTCCGGTCACCGGGACGCCCGACTGACACCGCGTCAGTGAGTTGCCGGCCCCCTGCCCCCGGCGGTCCGACGGGCCGCTCGGACCTGTCCCGGTTTCTGTGGCTCCTACCGCCGTGTCCCCGTCCGTGACCTGGCGGGAAGCCGCCAGGGCGCCTTCCCGCCAGGTTCCGTCAACACCCCCGCAACACAAGCCCCCCGACACTCTTCGCAAGCCCCGGGCACCACCCCCGTCCGGCGCGGTACGGCGATGAAGAGAGGGCACCAATGACCAGAGGACCAGCGAGACGTCCGGCGGCGCTGCTGTCGGCCGGGCTCGTGCTCGCCCTGCTGCCCATGGGGCGGGCCGGCGCGCTCGACGCCGCGGGAACCGGCGACACCGGCACCCCGGCGTCGAAGCGGGCCGCGTCCGCGGCGCACACCGTCACCCTCGTGACCGGCGACAAGGTGACCGTCACCGACGTCGGCGGCGGCAAGAAGACGGTGTCCGTGGTGCGGCCCCGGGGTGCCACCGGAGCGGTGCGCACCCAGGTGGCCGACGGGGCCGTCACCGTCGTACCCGACGAGGCGCTGCCGTATCTGCGGGCGGGCACCCTCGACCGTCGGCTGTTCGACGTGAGCGAGCTGATACGCCAGGGGCTCACCGATCAGAAGACGCACGAGCTGCCGCTGATCGTCACCTACGACGCCAAGGCACGGGCCCTGATCCCGGCCGGGGCCGAGCGGACCCGGGCACTGCCCAGCATCCGCGGCGCCGCCGTCGACGCGGACAAGGGCCGGACGTTCTGGAAGGCGGTGACCCGCCAGGACGGCATCGGCAAGGTATGGCTCGACGGGCGCGTCAAGGCCGACATGGCCGAGAGCAACGCGCAGATCGGCACCCCCGAGGCGTGGGAGGCCGGTCTCACCGGCAAGGGCGTGACCGTCGCCGTCCTCGACACCGGTGTCGACACCGGCCACCCCGACCTGGCAGGACGCGTCACGCAGACCAAGAGCTTCATCGACGGACAGGAGGTCGCCGACCGCAACGGGCACGGCACGCACGTCACCTCCACCGTCGGCGGCAGCGGCGCCGCCTCCGACGGCAAGGAGAAGGGCGTCGCGCCCGACGCCACGCTCGCCGTCGGCAAGGTGCTCAGCGACGAGGGCTCGGGCAGCGACTCGCAGATCATCGCCGGCATGGAGTGGGCCGCCCGCGACGTGCACGCCAAGGTGATCTCGATGAGCCTCGGCTCGACCGAGGCCAGTGACGGCACCGACCCGATGGCCCTGGCCGTCGACAGCCTCTCGAAGGAGACCGGCGCCCTCTTCGTCATCGCCGCGGGCAACACCGGCGCCCGCTCCTCCATCGGCTCGCCCGGCGCCGCCGACTCCGCGCTGACCATCGGTGCCGTCGACTCCGCCGACGAGGCCGCCTACTTCACCAGTGCCGGACCGCGCTCCGGCGACAACGCCCTCAAGCCCGACCTGTCCGCGCCCGGCGTCGACATCCTCGCCGCCCGCTCGACGCTCGTCGACGGCAGCGGCCCGTACACGACGATGAGCGGTACGTCGATGGCGACCCCGCACGTCGCGGGCGTGGCCGCGCTGCTGGCGCAGAAGCATCCCGACTGGACCGGCGCGCAGCTCAAGGACGGGCTGATGTCGACGTCGAAGCGGCTCGACGCCTCCGTCTACCAGCTGGGCGCGGGCCGGGTGAGCGTCCCGGACGCGACCGGCGCGGAGATCACCGCCACCGGCAGCGCCGACCTCGGCTTCCACGGCTGGCCCTACGAGGACGACAAGCCCGTCACGAAGACCGTGACGTACACCAACTCCTACGACGCGGCGGTGCGGTTGACGCTCGCCGCGGAGGGGGCCGGCGAGGGTGTCGCCACCCTCGCCGACACCACGCTCACCGTGCCCGCGCACGGCACCGCCTCCACCACGGTCACCGGCGACGCGGCGAAGGCACCGGTCGGCGACACCTCCGGGCAGATCGTCGCCTCGGTGGACGGCACCCCCGTCGCCCACACCGCGTTCGGGCTGGTCAAGGAGGAGGAGCGGTACACGCTCACCGTCCACGTGAAGGACCGGGACGGCAGGCCGACCGCAGCCGACCTCGCGGTGCAGCAGTTCGCCGCGGGCACCGACCCCTACCCGGCGTCCGTCGGGGAGTCCGGCACCGTGAAGCTCCGGCTGCTGCCGGGCACGTACGGCCTGACGTCCTTCCTCGACGTGCGCGGCAGCCACGGCGCCGACTCGCTCGGACTCGGCTTCCTCGCCGCACCCCAGATCACCCTCGACCGGGACCGCGACGTCACCCTCGACGGACGGACGTTGCGGGAGATCGCCGCCAAGGTCGACCAGCGCACCGAGACCCGGCAGCTGCTGATGGAGTACGACCGCAACGCGGGCGGCTCCGACCTGTTCGGCGCGGTCCAGGTGCCGGTCATGTACGACAGCATCTTCGCGGCGCCGACCCCGAAGGTCACCGAGGGCAGCTTCGACTACCGGACCGTGTGGCGCCTCGGGAAGCCCCTCCTGGAGGTGAAGGGCGTCGGGGACGCGCTCGCCCAGCCCGGCGGCACCCTCATCGAGGGCCGCAGCAAGCTGTCCCTCGTCGACGTCGGTGACGGACCGTTCACCGGGGTGCGCGGCAAGGCCGCCCTCGCCACGCTCACCGACGGCGTCGAGCCGGCCGCGCTCGCCCAGGCGGCCCAGGACGCG
The window above is part of the Streptomyces sp. NBC_01428 genome. Proteins encoded here:
- a CDS encoding rod shape-determining protein yields the protein MTASLEQLRRCHFAVDLGAARTRVYVKGAGLVVDQPSVAAINTKTGALIAVGEFAEKMTGRTPDYIRVVRPVSGGTVVDIDMAQRMLRHLLGDKVRRALRRKPRLRAAACTPHDADPLAQRAAIETLVGLGARRVELVDTLIAAAVGCGLPVERPEATMIMVCGAAATQLAVLSLGSIVTAERIPVGGEAVDHAIVQHLRHQHELMLPSQAVRPLQIALSGNGLTPHGPALTEIHGRDVATGLARSVQVDTAAVRNAIQTPLTAVLDGIGKVLRTCPPDLVADLADRGIMMVGGSALLPGLDQMLRQATGMPVHIAERPDVCAVQGLGYMLEGKIEPLILDPLAG
- a CDS encoding S8 family serine peptidase, with amino-acid sequence MTRGPARRPAALLSAGLVLALLPMGRAGALDAAGTGDTGTPASKRAASAAHTVTLVTGDKVTVTDVGGGKKTVSVVRPRGATGAVRTQVADGAVTVVPDEALPYLRAGTLDRRLFDVSELIRQGLTDQKTHELPLIVTYDAKARALIPAGAERTRALPSIRGAAVDADKGRTFWKAVTRQDGIGKVWLDGRVKADMAESNAQIGTPEAWEAGLTGKGVTVAVLDTGVDTGHPDLAGRVTQTKSFIDGQEVADRNGHGTHVTSTVGGSGAASDGKEKGVAPDATLAVGKVLSDEGSGSDSQIIAGMEWAARDVHAKVISMSLGSTEASDGTDPMALAVDSLSKETGALFVIAAGNTGARSSIGSPGAADSALTIGAVDSADEAAYFTSAGPRSGDNALKPDLSAPGVDILAARSTLVDGSGPYTTMSGTSMATPHVAGVAALLAQKHPDWTGAQLKDGLMSTSKRLDASVYQLGAGRVSVPDATGAEITATGSADLGFHGWPYEDDKPVTKTVTYTNSYDAAVRLTLAAEGAGEGVATLADTTLTVPAHGTASTTVTGDAAKAPVGDTSGQIVASVDGTPVAHTAFGLVKEEERYTLTVHVKDRDGRPTAADLAVQQFAAGTDPYPASVGESGTVKLRLLPGTYGLTSFLDVRGSHGADSLGLGFLAAPQITLDRDRDVTLDGRTLREIAAKVDQRTETRQLLMEYDRNAGGSDLFGAVQVPVMYDSIFAAPTPKVTEGSFDYRTVWRLGKPLLEVKGVGDALAQPGGTLIEGRSKLSLVDVGDGPFTGVRGKAALATLTDGVEPAALAQAAQDAGAKALFVTDGTAGRLNAWFGTDDYADRSLQIATVNTADAAKLRSSRTVDMTGTRNTPYVYDLSQGYRGAVPDRSLTYEPGHRELAVLDTKFHAVKPVSGSEFRYSIAAPFPIGIGFQERVDYPAERTDYVSTGPGQTWTESAFVGEGTLEERSGLVPYKGGTHDTLDWFKPVWHPWLGTGLGWGQQRNGNQIQFNTPGWGDSGPDHTGFGDVWSEESGMTQTTSVYQDDVLVDRGTSSAAYVWEAPADEHTYKVVTDTALDPERWKLSTKGHTEWTVRSAATPEDRSTFLPLLNLGFDVGTDLTGDVRHGLVPVGLFAEYVKGAPDTGTIGGGKLEVSYDDGKTWRKVPLLGHQASWKGLLAVPRGAGFISLRASARDDQGGTVTQEIIRAVGVK